Proteins from a single region of Parasedimentitalea psychrophila:
- a CDS encoding transporter substrate-binding domain-containing protein has protein sequence MKSLFLGTAVLALSASFALAETVRLGTEGAYPPYNFINDAGEVDGFERELGDELCKRAELTCTWVTNDWDSIIPNLTSGNYDAIIAGMSITPERAEVVAFTQGYTLPSPSSYAGLSADIDIKSAVIAAQAATIQSAHVAASGATLVEFPTPDETIAAVNAGEADAVLSDKDFLNPIVAESDLVFLGDIYLGGGIGMAFRKSDSEMRGKFDAAIASMKADGSLNEMLDKWEIEGKF, from the coding sequence ATGAAGTCATTGTTCTTGGGCACCGCTGTGCTGGCCCTTAGCGCCAGCTTTGCACTTGCTGAAACCGTTCGTCTGGGCACCGAGGGCGCCTACCCTCCCTATAACTTCATCAACGACGCTGGCGAAGTTGACGGCTTTGAGCGCGAGCTGGGCGATGAGCTGTGCAAACGCGCCGAGCTGACCTGTACCTGGGTCACCAACGACTGGGATTCGATCATCCCTAACCTGACCTCGGGCAACTACGATGCTATCATCGCGGGCATGTCGATCACCCCGGAACGCGCCGAAGTGGTGGCTTTCACCCAGGGCTATACCCTGCCCTCACCGTCTTCTTATGCAGGCCTGTCGGCCGATATTGATATCAAATCCGCTGTGATTGCCGCGCAGGCCGCGACAATTCAGTCGGCCCATGTCGCTGCATCCGGTGCCACTCTGGTCGAGTTCCCAACTCCGGACGAAACCATCGCTGCGGTGAATGCAGGCGAAGCCGACGCGGTTCTGTCCGACAAGGACTTCCTGAACCCAATTGTTGCAGAATCTGACCTGGTGTTCCTGGGTGATATCTATCTGGGTGGCGGCATCGGCATGGCCTTCCGCAAGTCTGATAGCGAAATGCGCGGCAAGTTCGATGCGGCAATTGCGTCGATGAAAGCCGACGGCTCGCTGAACGAAATGCTGGACAAATGGGAGATCGAGGGCAAATTCTAA
- a CDS encoding ABC transporter permease: protein MFGYCSDPALLDGLQWLSCYLTTGKHMGFYVSFGTVLLLLAITAPAAMLFGFGGAMAARGRIAPLRWLGKAYIALVRGVPDIAFFLFFVIALDQGIEWLRHQVKCPDWDQPIRQGSDFVVCSAAKMPLGTSPQWMHETYGFTLAVLTFAIVFGAFAANVLFGAMGAVPHGQIETAESYGMTHRQTFWRILVPQMWIYALPGLSNLWMVLIKATPLLFLLGVEDIVYWARELGGSKTSRFTAYPHGDWRMWYFLALLVFYLAFTRLSEVFLDRLTARLSHGQATVGGTAQRKAS, encoded by the coding sequence ATTTTTGGATATTGTTCAGACCCCGCCCTGCTGGATGGCCTCCAGTGGTTGTCCTGCTACCTGACCACAGGCAAGCATATGGGCTTCTATGTCTCGTTTGGGACGGTCCTTTTGTTGCTGGCGATCACCGCCCCGGCCGCCATGCTGTTTGGCTTTGGCGGTGCCATGGCCGCCCGCGGCCGCATCGCGCCGCTGCGCTGGCTGGGCAAAGCCTATATCGCCCTGGTGCGCGGGGTGCCGGATATCGCCTTTTTCCTGTTCTTCGTGATTGCACTGGATCAGGGCATTGAATGGCTGCGCCACCAGGTGAAATGCCCCGACTGGGATCAACCGATCCGCCAGGGCAGCGATTTTGTCGTCTGTTCTGCCGCCAAGATGCCGCTGGGCACCTCGCCGCAATGGATGCACGAAACATATGGGTTCACCCTAGCGGTGCTGACCTTTGCCATCGTATTTGGCGCCTTTGCCGCCAATGTGCTGTTTGGCGCCATGGGCGCCGTGCCCCATGGGCAGATCGAAACAGCCGAGTCCTATGGCATGACCCATCGGCAGACCTTCTGGCGCATTCTGGTGCCGCAGATGTGGATCTACGCGCTGCCCGGCCTGTCCAACCTGTGGATGGTCTTGATCAAGGCGACGCCGCTGCTGTTCCTGCTGGGTGTCGAAGACATTGTCTATTGGGCCCGCGAACTGGGTGGTTCCAAGACCTCCAGGTTCACCGCCTATCCACATGGCGACTGGCGCATGTGGTATTTCCTGGCCTTGCTGGTGTTCTATCTGGCCTTCACCAGGCTCTCCGAGGTATTTCTTGATCGGCTGACAGCCCGGCTGTCGCATGGCCAGGCCACCGTCGGTGGCACCGCGCAAAGGAAAGCGTCATGA
- a CDS encoding ABC transporter permease: MSCFQTLQDYGLRSLGIGERLLPRSDFTLCEQFTLIGSGLIWNVYFGLLAVIAGFFLATALAIAKSAQNPVYRKPAEWFIFLFRGSPLFIQFFFAYFLFLQLKTVNPLFSPLTSAWLGALLVLFLNTSAYSAEIFYGALRSIPKGDIDAADAYGMTGWSRFRRITWPTMLRLAWPAYTNEAIFMFHATTLVYFSGFPTWQQKGDALYYANYFADKTFNPFVPYPILAFYFILLTLVIIGVYGQVNKRLNRHLPQAKRAKLKLRMNLIR; encoded by the coding sequence ATGAGCTGTTTTCAGACCCTGCAGGACTATGGCCTGCGATCACTGGGGATTGGCGAACGGCTGCTGCCGCGCAGTGACTTTACCCTCTGTGAGCAGTTCACACTGATTGGCTCTGGGCTGATCTGGAATGTCTACTTTGGTCTTCTGGCAGTTATAGCCGGCTTTTTTCTTGCCACCGCTTTGGCAATCGCCAAGAGCGCGCAGAACCCGGTCTACCGCAAGCCGGCCGAATGGTTCATCTTCCTGTTCCGCGGCTCGCCTCTGTTCATCCAGTTCTTTTTTGCCTATTTCCTGTTCCTTCAGCTGAAAACCGTCAACCCGTTGTTTTCCCCGTTGACCTCAGCCTGGCTGGGAGCGCTTCTGGTGCTGTTTCTCAATACCTCGGCCTATAGCGCTGAAATCTTTTATGGCGCCCTGCGCTCGATCCCCAAGGGCGACATCGACGCGGCGGATGCCTATGGCATGACCGGCTGGTCCAGATTCCGCCGGATCACCTGGCCCACCATGTTGCGACTGGCCTGGCCGGCCTATACCAACGAAGCGATCTTTATGTTCCATGCCACCACACTGGTCTATTTCTCGGGGTTCCCGACCTGGCAGCAGAAGGGTGACGCGCTGTATTACGCCAACTACTTCGCTGACAAAACCTTCAACCCTTTTGTTCCTTACCCGATCCTGGCTTTCTATTTCATCCTGCTGACGCTGGTAATTATCGGCGTCTATGGCCAGGTCAACAAACGGCTGAACCGCCACTTGCCGCAGGCCAAGCGGGCCAAGTTGAAACTGCGGATGAACCTGATCCGCTAA